Proteins encoded by one window of Pseudomonas coleopterorum:
- the hfq gene encoding RNA chaperone Hfq — MSKGHSLQDPYLNTLRKEKVGVSIYLVNGIKLQGQIESFDQFVILLKNTVSQMVYKHAISTVVPVRPIRLPSATESEQGDTDPGNA, encoded by the coding sequence ATGTCAAAAGGGCATTCGCTACAAGACCCTTACTTGAACACCTTGCGTAAAGAGAAGGTCGGCGTCTCGATCTATCTGGTGAACGGTATCAAGTTGCAGGGCCAGATCGAATCGTTCGACCAGTTCGTCATCCTGCTGAAGAACACTGTCAGCCAGATGGTCTACAAACACGCGATTTCCACTGTTGTACCGGTGCGTCCGATTCGTCTGCCAAGCGCGACCGAATCCGAGCAGGGCGACACCGACCCAGGTAACGCTTGA